In one Bacillus thuringiensis genomic region, the following are encoded:
- the coaW gene encoding type II pantothenate kinase gives MERTIGIDAGGTLTKIAYFNEKKLLTFKKFYSHEQHKIIDWIKNNNGIKQICITGGKSKLLQQLLTGSYKIIELNEFESTLAGVQYILKEEKHTINNFILTNIGTGTSIHYVYNEQYIRAGGTGVGGGTIMGLSKLLTNIDHFEDIIPLTKVGSRKELDITVGDIYGGILSPIDNNLTASNFGKAAITESNNSSSDILATVQGLVGEVVTALSLQFAETKNIEHIIYIGSTLCNNVQLQHIISSYTEYQNKTPIFLQDGGNSGAIGALLHATK, from the coding sequence ATGGAACGTACTATCGGTATCGATGCTGGAGGCACATTAACGAAAATAGCTTATTTTAACGAAAAAAAGCTATTAACTTTTAAAAAATTTTATTCTCATGAACAACATAAAATAATAGATTGGATTAAAAACAACAATGGCATAAAACAAATATGTATTACGGGTGGTAAATCGAAATTATTACAGCAACTGCTTACAGGTTCATATAAAATAATAGAGCTAAACGAATTTGAATCTACTCTTGCAGGTGTCCAATACATATTAAAAGAAGAAAAACACACTATAAACAATTTTATTTTAACCAATATCGGTACAGGTACTTCTATCCATTATGTTTATAATGAACAATATATTCGCGCTGGTGGAACCGGAGTTGGCGGTGGGACTATTATGGGACTTTCAAAATTGTTAACAAATATAGATCATTTTGAAGATATAATACCTCTAACAAAAGTAGGATCTAGAAAAGAACTAGATATTACGGTTGGAGATATTTATGGTGGTATTCTTTCCCCTATCGATAATAACTTAACTGCTAGCAACTTCGGAAAAGCAGCCATTACAGAATCAAATAATAGTAGCTCCGATATACTAGCTACTGTGCAAGGACTTGTCGGTGAAGTCGTTACTGCATTAAGCCTTCAATTCGCTGAAACAAAAAACATTGAACATATTATTTATATTGGTTCGACTTTATGTAATAACGTACAACTTCAACATATTATTAGTAGCTACACCGAATATCAAAATAAAACACCAATCTTTTTACAAGATGGTGGTAATAGCGGTGCAATTGGTGCATTACTTCATGCTACGAAATAA
- a CDS encoding 2'-5' RNA ligase family protein has translation MRTILLFLNNMSIDKIENIRHKHDPLFGLILPHITIVFPFKSNISNDELKSHIFNVSIGGGKIEIEFANRITSVGNYLFLEVDGGRKQIEELHDRLYTGPLLQFLKEDIPYIPHVTVGRKESAELAAEVVKEIPSFHGELNCVIDRISVERIGENGESIIEFEVPFLKS, from the coding sequence ATGCGTACAATTTTACTTTTTCTAAACAACATGTCCATCGATAAAATAGAGAACATTAGACATAAACATGATCCTTTATTTGGATTAATTCTACCGCATATAACAATCGTATTCCCATTTAAGAGTAATATTTCAAATGATGAATTAAAATCTCATATTTTTAATGTATCAATAGGGGGAGGCAAAATTGAAATTGAGTTTGCAAATCGTATCACTAGTGTAGGAAACTATTTGTTTTTAGAAGTTGATGGAGGAAGAAAACAAATAGAAGAACTACATGATAGGCTGTATACAGGACCTTTATTACAATTTTTGAAAGAAGACATTCCGTACATCCCGCATGTAACAGTCGGAAGAAAAGAAAGTGCCGAATTAGCTGCTGAAGTAGTGAAGGAGATTCCTAGTTTTCATGGGGAGTTAAATTGTGTGATTGATAGAATAAGCGTGGAGCGAATTGGAGAGAACGGGGAATCAATTATTGAATTTGAAGTGCCATTTCTAAAAAGCTGA
- a CDS encoding YrzI family small protein, translating into MTISVLFLSITIQRNTISKDEILHNQQIEKAMNDVKERQALYCDHL; encoded by the coding sequence ATGACTATTAGCGTATTGTTTTTAAGTATTACGATTCAAAGAAATACAATTTCCAAAGATGAAATTCTTCATAATCAGCAAATTGAAAAAGCTATGAATGATGTTAAGGAGCGCCAAGCACTTTACTGTGATCACCTGTAA
- a CDS encoding YrzI family small protein, whose product MTFHIFFFTTVLQKNTLSETEINRKQQLKRLTDKITDIKSSHYTQMY is encoded by the coding sequence ATGACTTTTCATATTTTCTTTTTTACGACTGTGCTTCAAAAAAATACTTTATCTGAAACTGAAATCAATCGTAAACAACAGTTAAAACGACTGACTGATAAAATAACTGACATTAAAAGTTCGCACTACACTCAAATGTATTAA
- a CDS encoding YrzI family small protein gives MKFKAFFLTITIQKRKLSQKEILREQHIQNIMDEVKERQSSYYTRLF, from the coding sequence ATGAAATTTAAAGCATTCTTTTTAACAATCACCATTCAAAAACGTAAGCTCTCACAGAAAGAGATTTTACGCGAGCAACACATCCAAAACATTATGGACGAAGTAAAAGAGCGCCAATCTTCTTATTACACTCGTCTTTTCTAA
- a CDS encoding YrzI family small protein has protein sequence MKFKVFFLTITIQKNKFSESEMLHERQINQAMDSVKERQSHYCSHL, from the coding sequence ATGAAATTTAAAGTATTCTTTTTAACCATTACCATTCAAAAAAATAAATTTTCCGAGTCTGAAATGCTCCATGAGCGACAAATTAATCAGGCTATGGATTCTGTAAAAGAAAGACAAAGTCATTACTGTAGTCACCTTTAA
- a CDS encoding YrzI family small protein has protein sequence MKFKVFFLTITIQKNKFSESEMLHERQINQAMDSVKERQSHYCSHL, from the coding sequence ATGAAATTTAAAGTATTCTTTTTAACCATTACCATTCAAAAAAATAAATTTTCTGAGTCTGAAATGCTTCATGAACGACAAATTAATCAGGCTATGGATTCTGTAAAAGAAAGACAAAGTCATTACTGTAGTCATCTGTAA
- a CDS encoding YrzI family small protein codes for MKFHLFFLTITIQKETISQNELKQERQYNQVINEIRDRRSKYYIHL; via the coding sequence ATGAAGTTTCACCTTTTCTTTTTAACGATTACGATTCAAAAAGAAACAATATCTCAAAATGAATTAAAACAAGAAAGACAATATAATCAAGTTATTAATGAAATTCGAGATCGTAGAAGCAAATACTACATTCATCTTTAA
- a CDS encoding AI-2E family transporter yields the protein MKSKVHFWTLEVLMVVGIIFICTKISFLFQPIGIFISTLFFPILIALFLYFIFNPVLIFLENKKVPRNLAILLLYLFIITLTAVGVGVVVPTISQQLMDLVKNMPGYIKEGKVYIQELSHHRLFEWLSTQNYVSIETIEKNAIEYLKDIPNTITSSATALFGIITNVALVVFTVPFILFYMFKDGHAFPGKAVSLLPESYREEGLRIIKETNETLSAYIQGQALVCIFVGAFTFIGYLIIDLPYAFVLGIIAAFTNIIPNLGPFIGAAPAVIVGLFVSPMQALYVIIIVTIVQQFESNIISPRIMSSKLNIHPLTIIILILGVGNFAGIIGMILAVPVYAVTKTVVSNLVRLFKTKRSNRK from the coding sequence TTGAAATCAAAAGTGCACTTTTGGACATTAGAAGTGCTAATGGTTGTAGGAATCATATTTATTTGCACAAAAATATCATTTTTATTTCAACCGATTGGTATCTTCATATCAACATTATTTTTCCCAATCTTAATCGCGCTTTTTTTATACTTCATATTTAATCCTGTATTAATCTTTTTGGAGAATAAAAAAGTACCTAGAAATTTAGCGATATTGCTGTTATATCTTTTTATCATAACATTAACTGCGGTTGGCGTTGGAGTAGTTGTTCCTACGATTTCACAACAGCTAATGGACTTAGTAAAAAATATGCCAGGCTACATAAAAGAGGGAAAAGTATACATACAAGAATTATCACATCATAGGTTGTTTGAATGGTTATCTACACAAAACTACGTTTCCATTGAAACAATTGAAAAAAATGCGATTGAATACTTAAAAGATATACCAAATACAATTACGTCGAGTGCAACGGCTTTATTTGGTATTATCACGAACGTTGCGTTAGTTGTATTTACTGTACCGTTCATTTTATTTTACATGTTTAAAGATGGACATGCCTTTCCAGGAAAAGCGGTAAGTTTATTACCAGAGTCTTACCGTGAAGAGGGGCTTCGTATCATTAAGGAAACGAACGAAACATTATCTGCATATATTCAAGGGCAAGCGCTCGTTTGTATATTTGTAGGTGCTTTTACTTTTATCGGTTATTTAATTATCGATTTACCGTACGCTTTTGTTTTAGGAATTATAGCAGCATTTACAAACATCATTCCTAACTTAGGTCCATTTATCGGAGCAGCACCAGCTGTTATTGTAGGACTGTTCGTATCTCCGATGCAAGCCTTATACGTAATTATTATCGTAACAATTGTACAACAGTTTGAAAGTAATATTATTTCACCACGTATTATGAGCTCAAAATTAAACATCCACCCATTAACAATTATTATCCTAATTTTAGGGGTAGGTAACTTTGCTGGAATCATCGGAATGATTTTAGCAGTACCAGTTTATGCAGTAACAAAAACAGTTGTTTCGAACTTAGTGAGATTGTTTAAGACGAAGAGAAGTAATCGGAAATAG
- a CDS encoding HNH endonuclease, producing the protein MTQCIICRKDTKELSEQYVIPEILCGYYFTNSICDTCHEQMTTNIDRPLIRHKLSQFKIEQMKRQIDSPLYTNEHGEELAAAETDVVEVSDEILYSNALIMKLCKKHDISLHNEIWKEERVTKVASSIQRELLLDNRKYKMSILKMAYTFAVQTVDGYFENQDAIDISTILSNADFVELKEKSIVRDLSKSSLWNTLNTSSENHYFILLSDKDGLFCFIRLFDIFDVVVHLSEKRFDLPSPIVGVNNVNTQKFHVQSLKQYMDGLFKEKAPTI; encoded by the coding sequence ATGACACAATGCATCATTTGCAGAAAAGATACGAAAGAACTTAGTGAACAATATGTCATTCCAGAAATATTATGTGGATATTATTTCACAAACTCAATTTGTGATACTTGCCATGAACAAATGACAACAAATATTGATCGTCCTTTAATTAGGCATAAATTGAGTCAATTTAAGATTGAACAAATGAAAAGACAAATTGATTCCCCACTCTATACGAATGAGCACGGCGAAGAACTTGCGGCTGCTGAGACTGATGTTGTCGAAGTAAGCGACGAAATTCTTTATTCTAATGCATTAATTATGAAACTATGTAAAAAGCACGATATTTCCTTACATAATGAAATTTGGAAAGAGGAACGTGTAACGAAAGTAGCAAGTTCTATTCAACGTGAATTGCTATTAGATAACCGTAAATATAAAATGAGTATATTAAAAATGGCTTATACATTCGCTGTACAAACAGTTGATGGCTACTTTGAAAATCAAGATGCAATTGATATCTCTACCATTCTCTCAAATGCAGATTTCGTGGAACTAAAAGAAAAAAGCATTGTACGTGATTTAAGCAAAAGTTCTTTATGGAATACGCTAAATACAAGTAGTGAAAATCATTACTTTATTTTACTTAGCGATAAAGACGGTCTGTTTTGCTTCATTCGTTTGTTTGACATCTTTGATGTTGTCGTTCATTTATCAGAAAAAAGATTTGACCTTCCATCACCCATTGTCGGTGTAAATAATGTGAATACACAGAAATTTCATGTCCAAAGTTTAAAACAGTATATGGATGGGCTGTTTAAAGAAAAAGCACCTACTATATAA
- a CDS encoding putative holin-like toxin, which yields MSEIALLLQGGLFLVALLTFVVVLIDKLKK from the coding sequence GTGAGTGAAATAGCGTTGCTACTGCAGGGTGGACTGTTTCTCGTTGCATTGTTAACGTTCGTCGTCGTTTTAATAGACAAGCTCAAAAAATAA
- the ssuD gene encoding FMNH2-dependent alkanesulfonate monooxygenase, whose protein sequence is MELLWFIPAYGDGRYLGTTKRGRAAEYGYYKQVAAAADYLGYTGVLLPTGQGCEDPWVLASALAAETEKLKFLVAVRPGLMSPTVAARMASTFDRISDGRLLINVVAGGDPVELQGDGLYLEHDERYEAADEFLKVWKSTLQGETISLEGKHIKVTDSKVVFPPVQTPYPPIYFGGSSTAGKEVAAQHSDVYLTWGEPPEQVKEKIEEVRKLAEEKGRTVRFGIRLHVIVRETEEEAWEEAERLIQYVDNETIELAQKTFARYDSVGQKRMTHLNKGTRESLEISPNLWAGIGLVRGGAGTALVGDPHTVAERIKEYESLGIDTFVLSGYPHLEEAYEVAELLFPLLKDEKKEANKIVGEMIADAYALKK, encoded by the coding sequence ATGGAATTATTATGGTTTATTCCGGCTTATGGAGATGGTCGATATTTAGGAACGACAAAACGAGGAAGAGCAGCTGAATATGGTTATTATAAGCAAGTTGCTGCGGCAGCTGATTATTTAGGATATACGGGTGTTTTACTTCCAACTGGTCAAGGATGTGAAGACCCTTGGGTGTTAGCTTCAGCTCTTGCTGCTGAAACAGAAAAACTAAAATTTTTAGTAGCAGTGAGACCAGGACTAATGTCACCTACAGTTGCAGCGAGGATGGCATCTACATTTGATAGAATTTCAGATGGGAGACTACTTATCAATGTAGTAGCTGGAGGAGATCCAGTTGAACTACAAGGAGATGGATTATATCTTGAGCATGATGAAAGATATGAAGCAGCGGATGAATTTTTAAAAGTTTGGAAATCGACATTGCAGGGTGAAACGATCTCTTTAGAAGGAAAACATATTAAAGTTACAGATAGTAAAGTTGTCTTCCCACCAGTTCAAACGCCCTATCCTCCAATATATTTCGGGGGATCATCAACTGCTGGAAAAGAAGTAGCAGCTCAACATAGTGATGTATACTTAACGTGGGGAGAGCCGCCAGAGCAAGTGAAAGAGAAAATAGAAGAAGTAAGAAAACTTGCAGAAGAGAAGGGGCGTACAGTACGATTTGGCATTAGATTACACGTAATTGTAAGAGAGACAGAAGAAGAAGCATGGGAAGAGGCAGAACGTTTAATTCAATATGTGGATAATGAAACAATTGAGCTTGCTCAAAAGACATTTGCAAGATATGATTCGGTTGGTCAAAAACGGATGACACATTTAAATAAAGGTACGAGAGAGTCGTTAGAGATAAGCCCTAATTTATGGGCTGGAATCGGACTTGTAAGAGGTGGGGCAGGTACTGCACTTGTAGGCGATCCGCATACAGTAGCAGAAAGAATAAAAGAATATGAATCGTTAGGAATTGATACGTTTGTTTTATCAGGATATCCACATTTAGAAGAAGCATATGAAGTGGCAGAATTGTTATTCCCATTATTGAAAGACGAGAAGAAAGAAGCAAATAAAATTGTTGGTGAAATGATTGCTGATGCATATGCATTAAAAAAATAG
- a CDS encoding ABC transporter permease, producing MENTKAVMKPASITIEKNSVKKVRKLNVKILVRAITIPVIILIIWQLAGVFGLVSKTVLPTPLDIFLAFQDLIKTGELFGHLSISVFRAAAGFFIGGGLGIILGTIVGFSTRSEQYLDPSVQMLRTVPHLAVAPLFVLWFGFGETSKVLLIADGAFFPLYVNAFLGIRGVDSKLFDVARVLEFSKRKLITKLILPAALPNLLLGARLSLGVAWVSLVVAELMGSTEGIGYMIMDARQFSNTDIVFVGIIIFAFVGKFSDSLVRLLEVKFLRWRDNFKGETGD from the coding sequence GTGGAAAATACGAAAGCTGTTATGAAACCAGCGAGTATAACGATTGAGAAAAACAGCGTCAAGAAGGTGCGAAAGTTAAATGTAAAAATTTTAGTAAGGGCGATTACTATACCGGTTATTATATTAATAATTTGGCAGTTGGCTGGCGTATTCGGTCTTGTTTCTAAAACAGTCTTACCAACACCATTAGATATTTTTCTAGCTTTCCAAGATCTTATTAAAACAGGAGAGTTATTCGGCCATTTAAGTATTAGTGTATTTAGGGCTGCGGCTGGTTTCTTTATTGGCGGAGGCTTAGGAATCATTTTAGGAACGATTGTTGGATTTTCAACGAGAAGTGAGCAATATTTAGATCCATCTGTGCAAATGTTAAGAACTGTACCTCATTTAGCTGTTGCACCGCTTTTCGTATTATGGTTCGGTTTTGGTGAAACATCGAAAGTGTTATTAATTGCAGATGGTGCATTTTTTCCTTTATACGTAAACGCATTTTTAGGTATTAGAGGTGTGGATTCAAAGTTATTTGATGTTGCGAGAGTGTTAGAGTTTAGTAAAAGAAAATTAATCACGAAACTAATTTTACCAGCTGCATTGCCTAACCTTTTACTAGGAGCAAGGTTATCGTTAGGTGTTGCATGGGTGAGTTTAGTAGTAGCAGAACTTATGGGGTCTACAGAAGGTATTGGCTATATGATTATGGATGCAAGGCAATTTTCAAATACAGATATCGTATTTGTCGGCATAATTATATTTGCATTTGTTGGGAAGTTTTCTGACTCTCTAGTACGTTTACTAGAAGTGAAGTTTTTAAGATGGCGAGATAACTTTAAAGGTGAGACAGGGGATTAA
- a CDS encoding aliphatic sulfonate ABC transporter substrate-binding protein, with product MYKKFKVLSFALAISVCLLGCEKSTVSSKKEDVTIQIGIQQGLSPLLLAKKKGWFEEEFKKEGVKVKWTEFQSGPPYFEAIASNRLDFGEVGNSPVISAQAAGIGFTEIANTSYARKGTGILVQKDSKIASVKELKGKKIAVAKGSSAFNLLYRALDKEGIDAKDVNVIQLQPDEAQPAFESGSVDAWAIWDPFISLHTLNKGAKVIADGETLNVSSPEFLITRTKFAKEHPELVEKFLKVYEKARVWQDANLDEAIKVYTSVKKIDAEIVKEVFNHDKPILVPVTKEIIAEQQKTADFQYKLGSIKKEIKTEKVVDNSFVEKALKAK from the coding sequence ATGTATAAAAAATTTAAAGTTCTTTCTTTTGCTTTAGCTATATCAGTATGTTTATTAGGATGTGAAAAAAGTACAGTAAGTAGTAAGAAAGAAGATGTAACAATACAAATTGGTATACAACAAGGATTAAGCCCGCTATTACTAGCAAAGAAAAAGGGGTGGTTTGAAGAGGAGTTTAAAAAAGAAGGAGTTAAAGTGAAATGGACAGAGTTCCAAAGTGGACCTCCTTATTTTGAAGCAATTGCATCAAACCGATTAGACTTTGGTGAAGTAGGGAATTCTCCAGTCATTTCAGCGCAAGCAGCAGGTATTGGATTTACCGAAATCGCCAATACAAGTTATGCGAGAAAAGGAACTGGAATTCTCGTTCAAAAAGATAGCAAGATTGCGAGTGTAAAAGAGTTAAAAGGTAAAAAAATTGCAGTAGCAAAAGGAAGTAGTGCCTTTAATTTATTATATCGAGCACTCGATAAAGAAGGTATCGATGCAAAAGATGTAAATGTCATTCAATTACAACCAGATGAAGCGCAGCCTGCATTTGAATCAGGATCAGTAGATGCATGGGCGATTTGGGACCCTTTCATATCATTACATACATTAAATAAAGGTGCGAAAGTGATTGCAGACGGTGAAACATTAAATGTCTCTTCACCAGAATTTTTAATTACGAGAACAAAATTTGCGAAAGAACATCCAGAATTAGTTGAGAAATTCCTCAAAGTTTATGAGAAAGCACGTGTATGGCAAGATGCTAACTTAGATGAAGCAATAAAAGTATATACTTCTGTAAAAAAGATAGATGCGGAGATCGTAAAAGAAGTGTTTAATCACGACAAACCAATTTTAGTTCCGGTAACGAAGGAAATAATAGCAGAACAACAAAAGACAGCGGATTTTCAATATAAGCTCGGTTCTATAAAGAAAGAAATTAAGACGGAAAAAGTTGTAGATAATTCTTTCGTAGAAAAAGCATTGAAAGCGAAGTGA
- a CDS encoding ABC transporter ATP-binding protein gives MTVSIDEVSKYFLKQTGIVQVLENINVQLEKGDFVTVIGPSGCGKSTLLKIVAGLDNDFEGEVVIDGEPILKTSKKQGFIFQEHRLFPWLTVEENIAADLSLKDKYVKDKVREWVEIVRLDGFEKSYPKEISGGMSQRVAIARALLRDPNILLLDEPFGALDAFTRSHLQEVLLNIWEQKKTTMIFVTHDIDEAIYLSNRIIIMSTKPGKIHKVIENNLPYPRNKTSQLFQQLRTKVLQQFEYGGLIQTSI, from the coding sequence ATGACTGTTTCAATTGATGAGGTATCAAAATATTTTTTGAAACAAACTGGTATTGTTCAAGTATTAGAGAATATTAATGTTCAATTAGAGAAAGGGGATTTTGTTACAGTAATCGGTCCGAGTGGGTGTGGAAAAAGTACATTACTAAAAATTGTTGCAGGTCTAGATAATGATTTTGAAGGTGAAGTTGTTATTGACGGGGAGCCTATTTTAAAAACCAGCAAGAAACAAGGTTTTATTTTTCAAGAACATAGGCTTTTTCCATGGTTAACAGTTGAAGAAAATATAGCGGCAGATTTGTCGTTAAAAGATAAGTATGTGAAAGATAAGGTGAGAGAATGGGTTGAAATCGTTCGGTTAGATGGCTTTGAAAAATCGTATCCGAAAGAAATTTCAGGCGGGATGTCACAACGTGTTGCGATAGCAAGAGCGTTATTAAGAGATCCCAATATATTATTACTTGATGAACCTTTTGGAGCGCTGGATGCTTTTACTCGAAGTCATTTACAAGAAGTATTGCTAAATATTTGGGAGCAGAAGAAAACAACAATGATATTCGTTACACATGATATAGACGAAGCGATATATCTTTCAAACCGAATCATCATTATGAGTACAAAGCCTGGAAAAATACATAAAGTAATTGAAAATAATTTGCCTTATCCGCGAAATAAAACTTCTCAATTATTCCAACAACTTCGAACGAAAGTATTACAGCAGTTTGAATATGGAGGATTGATTCAAACAAGTATATAG
- a CDS encoding DUF402 domain-containing protein, with the protein MNKLLTSKIEIIERKIRYNSTIVDHNCLLLEKQSQSIVLFHEVQYSFTMTANDTKLTIPKGSYTIAYYWKDRPYNLYVWRDIKGKYLGSYFNIVKNTQIKDEVVSFEDLIIDIMVLPNGEYFILDEDEVPEPLGNFEGGYVKKALYGLKEIIQKELPSIVLETARVQRK; encoded by the coding sequence ATGAATAAGTTACTTACATCGAAAATTGAAATTATAGAAAGAAAAATCCGGTATAACTCAACAATAGTAGATCACAATTGCTTATTACTTGAAAAACAATCACAAAGTATCGTTTTGTTTCACGAGGTGCAGTATTCATTTACAATGACTGCAAATGATACTAAGTTAACAATCCCAAAAGGGAGTTATACAATCGCATATTACTGGAAAGATCGTCCGTACAATTTATACGTATGGAGAGATATAAAAGGAAAGTATTTAGGTTCATATTTTAATATCGTAAAAAACACACAAATAAAAGATGAAGTGGTTTCCTTTGAAGATTTAATCATCGATATTATGGTACTTCCAAATGGAGAATACTTCATATTGGATGAGGATGAAGTACCAGAACCATTAGGAAATTTCGAAGGTGGTTATGTGAAGAAAGCTCTTTATGGATTAAAAGAAATCATTCAAAAAGAGCTTCCATCAATAGTTTTGGAGACAGCCAGGGTGCAGAGGAAATAA